TGAATGCTACTAAGGCTTTTGCCATACTGGTACTCTTATCGTTGGGCGGCATTTTAGTCTCCTTGATTATCGGAGCATGGCCGAGCATTCAGGCATTTGGTCTTGGATTTTATACCAGTAATAATTGGGATACGGTCGCCAATGAATACGGGGCTCTTGCCCCTATTTATGGCACGCTAGTAACGTCATTTATAGCTATTCTCATTGCAGTACCAATCAGTTTTGGCATTGCCATATTTTTGACCGAGATGTGCCCAACCTTCCTCAAAAAACCACTTGGTATCGCCATTGAGCTATTGGCTGGTATTCCTTCTATCATTTACGGTATGTGGGGATTGTTTGTATTTGCGCCTTTCTTCGGTGATCACATTCAGCCTTGGTTCATTGAACACGTCGGTCCACTACCCATCATTGGTAAGCTATTTACGGGCGCGCCAATGGGACTGGGGATGTTTACGGCATCCCTTGTACTTGCCATCATGATCATTCCATTTATCGCCGCCACCATGCGCGATGTTTTTTCGGTCGTGCCAGACCTGCTTAAAGAATCAGCATATGGTATGGGCGCAACGACGTGGGAAGTTATGTTCAAGATTATTTTGCCGTATACCAAAGCTGGCGTGGTTGGTGGCGTGATCTTAGGACTGGGTCGGGCATTGGGTGAGACGATGGCAGTGACTTTCTTGATTGGTAATGCGTTCAATATCAGTCCAAGTCTCTTTACCTCTGGTGTCACCATTACCTCAGCTTTAGCCAACGAGTTTGCCGAAGCGTCGAGTGAGCTACATTTGGCTTCTTTATTACATTTAGGCTTAATCTTATTTGTCATCACCTTCATTGTGCTATCTCTAGCAAAACTCATGCTCATGCGCATGGATCACAAGGCAGGCAATCGGTAGTCGTTTGATAATCTCGATAGGTCTTTTACGGATTTATTGGACATCAATAAACATTGATAGATATTGATAAAAGATATGGGAAATAAATAGTATGGCTGCTAACAATGCGATCAATGCACCACTACCGACTCAGCCAAACAGTGCTAGCCGCTACAATCGAAGCCTTTATAACAAGCGCCGTTTGACCAACAAGTTAGGTCTAGGCTTTGCCATGTCGGCGATGGTTTTTGGACTATTTTGGTTGTTTTGGATTTTGTTGACGCTCTTTGTGGAAGGCTTTCAAGGTATTGTACAGCTGCCTATTTTTACTGCTGATACACCGCCACCGATGAGTGCGGGCGGGCTGCGTAACGCCATTGTCGGTTCAGTAATGCTCGCGTTTTCAGGATTGTTTATCGGTGCACCTATTGGCCTCATGACAGGTATTTATTTATCCGAGTTCGCTCAAGGCAGTATGCTTGGCAAGGTAACGCGTTTCTTAAATGATATTTTGTTATCCGCACCCTCGATTGTGATTGGTCTTTTTATTTATGCATTGATGGTAAAAGGTCAAAGTTTCTCTGGTTGGGCAGGCGCGTTAGCATTGGCATTAATCGTTATTCCTGTGGTCGTGCGTACCACTGAGAATATGCTCAATCTAGTGCCTAATAGCATTCGTGAAGCGGCTTACGCACTTGGCACACCCAAGTGGAAAATGGTGACTCAAGTAACAATTAAGGCAGCTAGAGCAGGACTGACCACTGGGGTGTTATTGGCATTTGCTCGAATCACTGGTGAGACAGCACCGTTGCTATTTACGGCGCTTAACAACCAGTATTTCAGTACTGATATGGGTCAGCCTATTGCCAACTTACCCAATACCATCTATCAGTTTGCGATGAGTCCTTATGAAAACTGGCATACCTTAGCGTGGGCGGCGGCGTTGCTGATCACGACCTCTGTCTTGGTATTAAATATTTTGGCGAGATTCATCGGTAGTAGAGGTCAGGCTAAATAAAGGCTGATGGTAAATTAAGGCTTGTCCTAGATTACCTCGAGCCTTTACTTCCATTTATATTCATTGAGCTGGGTTGGAACATATTATGAATGATGTCATGAGCAAAATCCGTATAAAAAAGCCTGTCGATAAATTCAATGCGGCAGATAAATTTAATCCAACAACAGACAGTTTATTAAACAGACCGATGTCGACGGCAGCACAAATGGAGCAGCCAGATATTGCCAGCCTAACCAAACAAACGCTTCATGATATTCCCAAAAACATGCCTGCAGCAAAAATGCAAATTCGGGATCTGAATTTCTATTATGGTGACTTTCAGGCGCTAAAAAATATCAATATCGATATTCCTGATAAAAAAGTCACTGCTTTCATTGGTCCTTCAGGTTGCGGCAAATCGACGCTATTACGTACCTTTAATCGGATGTATGACTTATATCCGGGTATGCGGGCAGAAGGCAATATTAATCTTGATGGCAACAATATCTTGGGCAAAGACGTCGATGTCAATTTGCTGCGCGCCCAAGTCGGTATGGTCTTTCAGAAACCAACCCCATTCCCGATGTCAATCTATGACAATGTCGCCTTTGGGGTACGCCTTTATGAAAAGTTGAGCAAGGCTGAGCTGGACAATCGAGTAGAGTGGGCACTCAAAAAATCCGCATTATGGCCAGAAGTGAAAGACAAGCTAAAAGCGTCAGGGCTTTCGTTATCAGGTGGTCAGCAGCAACGCTTGTGTATCGCACGTAGCGTCGCGACCAAGCCTGAAGTGTTATTGCTTGATGAGCCAACGTCAGCGTTAGATCCTATCTCGACAGGTGCGATCGAAGATTTGATTGAAGACTTAAAACAGGATTACACCATTGCCATCGTTACGCATAACATGCAACAGGCCGCAC
This region of Psychrobacter sp. JCM 18902 genomic DNA includes:
- the pstC gene encoding phosphate ABC transporter permease subunit PstC; the encoded protein is MNDLRSQLAKQKRYDLLFVNATKAFAILVLLSLGGILVSLIIGAWPSIQAFGLGFYTSNNWDTVANEYGALAPIYGTLVTSFIAILIAVPISFGIAIFLTEMCPTFLKKPLGIAIELLAGIPSIIYGMWGLFVFAPFFGDHIQPWFIEHVGPLPIIGKLFTGAPMGLGMFTASLVLAIMIIPFIAATMRDVFSVVPDLLKESAYGMGATTWEVMFKIILPYTKAGVVGGVILGLGRALGETMAVTFLIGNAFNISPSLFTSGVTITSALANEFAEASSELHLASLLHLGLILFVITFIVLSLAKLMLMRMDHKAGNR
- the pstB gene encoding phosphate ABC transporter ATP-binding protein PstB, coding for MSKIRIKKPVDKFNAADKFNPTTDSLLNRPMSTAAQMEQPDIASLTKQTLHDIPKNMPAAKMQIRDLNFYYGDFQALKNINIDIPDKKVTAFIGPSGCGKSTLLRTFNRMYDLYPGMRAEGNINLDGNNILGKDVDVNLLRAQVGMVFQKPTPFPMSIYDNVAFGVRLYEKLSKAELDNRVEWALKKSALWPEVKDKLKASGLSLSGGQQQRLCIARSVATKPEVLLLDEPTSALDPISTGAIEDLIEDLKQDYTIAIVTHNMQQAARVSDYTVYMYLGDMIEMGETDQIFTKPAQTATEDYITGRYG
- the pstA gene encoding phosphate ABC transporter permease PstA → MAANNAINAPLPTQPNSASRYNRSLYNKRRLTNKLGLGFAMSAMVFGLFWLFWILLTLFVEGFQGIVQLPIFTADTPPPMSAGGLRNAIVGSVMLAFSGLFIGAPIGLMTGIYLSEFAQGSMLGKVTRFLNDILLSAPSIVIGLFIYALMVKGQSFSGWAGALALALIVIPVVVRTTENMLNLVPNSIREAAYALGTPKWKMVTQVTIKAARAGLTTGVLLAFARITGETAPLLFTALNNQYFSTDMGQPIANLPNTIYQFAMSPYENWHTLAWAAALLITTSVLVLNILARFIGSRGQAK